A stretch of the Neisseria sp. DTU_2020_1000833_1_SI_GRL_NUU_006 genome encodes the following:
- the tuf gene encoding elongation factor Tu yields MAKEKFERSKPHVNVGTIGHVDHGKTTLTAALTTILAKKFGGAAKAYDQIDNAPEEKARGITINTSHVEYETETRHYAHVDCPGHADYVKNMITGAAQMDGAILVCSAADGPMPQTREHILLARQVGVPYIIVFMNKCDMVDDAELLELVEMEIRDLLSSYDFPGDDCPIVQGSALKALEGDAAYEEKIFELAAALDSYIPTPERAVDKPFLLPIEDVFSISGRGTVVTGRVERGVIHVGDEIEIVGLKETQKTTCTGVEMFRKLLDEGQAGDNVGVLLRGTKREEVERGQVLAKPGTITPHTKFKAEVYVLSKEEGGRHTPFFANYRPQFYFRTTDVTGAVTLEEGVEMVMPGENVAITVELIAPIAMEEGLRFAIREGGRTVGAGVVSSIIA; encoded by the coding sequence ATGGCAAAGGAAAAATTTGAACGTAGCAAACCGCACGTAAACGTTGGCACCATCGGTCACGTTGACCATGGTAAAACCACTCTGACTGCTGCTTTGACTACTATTTTGGCTAAAAAATTCGGCGGTGCTGCAAAAGCTTACGACCAAATCGACAACGCTCCCGAAGAAAAAGCCCGCGGTATTACCATCAATACCTCACACGTAGAATACGAAACCGAAACCCGCCACTACGCACACGTAGACTGCCCGGGCCACGCCGACTACGTTAAAAACATGATTACCGGTGCCGCACAAATGGACGGCGCAATCCTGGTATGTTCCGCTGCCGACGGTCCTATGCCGCAAACCCGCGAACACATCCTGTTGGCCCGCCAAGTAGGCGTACCTTACATCATCGTGTTCATGAACAAATGCGATATGGTTGACGATGCCGAATTGTTGGAACTGGTTGAAATGGAAATCCGTGACTTGCTGTCAAGCTACGACTTCCCAGGCGACGACTGCCCGATCGTACAAGGTTCTGCACTGAAAGCCTTGGAAGGCGATGCCGCTTACGAAGAAAAAATCTTCGAACTGGCTGCCGCATTGGACAGCTACATCCCGACTCCCGAGCGTGCCGTGGATAAACCGTTCCTGTTGCCTATCGAAGACGTATTCTCCATCTCCGGTCGCGGTACCGTAGTGACCGGCCGTGTAGAGCGCGGTGTCATCCACGTTGGTGACGAGATCGAAATCGTAGGTCTGAAAGAAACCCAAAAAACCACTTGTACCGGTGTTGAAATGTTCCGCAAACTGCTGGACGAAGGTCAAGCAGGTGACAACGTAGGCGTATTGCTGCGCGGTACCAAACGCGAAGAAGTGGAACGCGGTCAAGTATTGGCTAAACCGGGTACCATCACTCCGCACACCAAATTCAAAGCGGAAGTGTACGTATTGAGCAAAGAAGAGGGTGGTCGTCATACTCCGTTCTTCGCCAACTATCGTCCTCAATTCTACTTCCGTACTACCGACGTAACCGGCGCGGTTACTTTGGAAGAAGGTGTAGAAATGGTTATGCCTGGTGAGAACGTAGCTATTACTGTGGAACTGATTGCACCTATCGCTATGGAAGAAGGTCTGCGCTTTGCGATTCGCGAAGGTGGCCGTACCGTAGGTGCGGGTGTGGTTTCTTCTATCATCGCTTAA
- the secE gene encoding preprotein translocase subunit SecE, which produces MTEHTSEHKAEKSGQLVTSGNHSTPPKREGLLSYFKNSWSEFKKVVWPTRDDAVKMTIFVVIFVAILAVFIYAADSAISWLFFDVLLKRG; this is translated from the coding sequence ATGACTGAACATACATCTGAACATAAAGCAGAAAAGTCGGGTCAGCTTGTAACATCCGGCAATCATTCTACGCCGCCTAAGCGAGAAGGGCTGCTTTCCTATTTTAAAAACTCATGGTCTGAGTTTAAAAAAGTTGTTTGGCCTACGCGGGATGATGCAGTTAAGATGACGATCTTCGTCGTTATATTTGTAGCAATCTTGGCAGTATTTATTTACGCGGCAGACAGTGCTATTTCTTGGCTGTTTTTTGATGTGTTGTTGAAGAGGGGGTAA
- the ubiG gene encoding bifunctional 2-polyprenyl-6-hydroxyphenol methylase/3-demethylubiquinol 3-O-methyltransferase UbiG, producing the protein MMEAAGQHNVDADEIAKFSQIADKWWDKNGEFKPLHDINPLRLGYIDSFAQLAGKRVLDVGCGGGILSESMATRGAAHVTGIDMAEKSLQTAQAHAAAEGVDNIDYRCIRVEDLAAEQPHSFDVVTCMEMMEHVPDPAAIVKACSELVKPDGMVFFSTINRNPKSYLHLIVGAEYVLNVVPKGTHDWQKFITPAELARMCRQAGLDVIDTKGMTYNLLTRRYSLCDSTEVNYMIACRPV; encoded by the coding sequence ATGATGGAAGCAGCCGGACAGCACAACGTCGATGCGGACGAGATCGCTAAATTCAGCCAAATTGCGGATAAATGGTGGGATAAAAACGGCGAGTTCAAACCTTTGCACGACATCAATCCGCTGCGCTTGGGCTATATCGACTCGTTCGCGCAATTGGCGGGCAAGCGTGTTTTGGATGTCGGCTGCGGCGGCGGGATTTTGTCGGAAAGCATGGCAACACGCGGCGCGGCGCATGTTACCGGCATCGATATGGCGGAAAAGTCGTTGCAAACCGCCCAAGCCCATGCCGCTGCCGAAGGTGTGGACAATATCGATTACCGCTGCATCCGCGTCGAAGACCTTGCCGCCGAACAGCCGCACAGCTTCGATGTCGTAACCTGTATGGAAATGATGGAACACGTTCCCGATCCCGCAGCCATCGTCAAAGCCTGCTCGGAGCTGGTGAAACCTGACGGTATGGTGTTTTTCTCCACCATCAACCGCAATCCTAAGTCTTATCTTCATCTGATTGTCGGCGCGGAATATGTGTTGAACGTCGTTCCCAAGGGGACGCACGATTGGCAGAAATTCATCACGCCCGCCGAGCTGGCGCGGATGTGCAGGCAGGCAGGTTTGGACGTTATCGACACCAAGGGCATGACCTACAATCTCTTGACCCGCCGCTATTCTTTATGCGACTCGACAGAAGTGAATTATATGATTGCCTGCCGCCCGGTTTAA
- a CDS encoding YfhL family 4Fe-4S dicluster ferredoxin, with product MSLFITDECINCDVCEPECPNDAISQGEEIYEINPNLCTQCVGHYDEPQCQQVCPVDCILIDEEHPETHEELMAKYEKIIQFK from the coding sequence ATGTCGCTCTTTATTACAGATGAGTGCATTAACTGTGACGTTTGCGAGCCGGAGTGCCCCAATGACGCCATCTCGCAAGGCGAGGAAATTTACGAAATCAACCCTAATTTGTGTACGCAGTGCGTAGGCCATTACGATGAGCCGCAATGTCAGCAGGTATGCCCCGTGGACTGCATCCTGATTGATGAAGAGCATCCGGAAACGCACGAAGAGCTGATGGCAAAATACGAAAAAATCATTCAGTTCAAATAA
- the tuf gene encoding elongation factor Tu has protein sequence MAKEKFERSKPHVNVGTIGHVDHGKTTLTAALTTILAKKFGGAAKAYDQIDNAPEEKARGITINTSHVEYETETRHYAHVDCPGHADYVKNMITGAAQMDGAILVCSAADGPMPQTREHILLARQVGVPYIIVFMNKCDMVDDAELLELVEMEIRDLLSSYDFPGDDCPIVQGSALKALEGDAAYEEKIFELAAALDSYIPTPERAVDKPFLLPIEDVFSISGRGTVVTGRVERGVIHVGDEIEIVGLKETQKTTCTGVEMFRKLLDEGQAGDNVGVLLRGTKREEVERGQVLAKPGTITPHTKFKAEVYVLSKEEGGRHTPFFANYRPQFYFRTTDVTGAVTLEEGVEMVMPGENVAITVELIAPIAMEEGLRFAIREGGRTVGAGVVSSIIA, from the coding sequence ATGGCTAAGGAAAAATTTGAACGTAGCAAACCGCACGTAAACGTTGGCACCATCGGTCACGTTGACCATGGTAAAACCACTCTGACTGCTGCTTTGACTACTATTTTGGCTAAAAAATTCGGCGGTGCTGCAAAAGCTTACGACCAAATCGACAACGCTCCCGAAGAAAAAGCCCGCGGTATTACCATCAATACCTCACACGTAGAATACGAAACCGAAACCCGCCACTACGCACACGTAGACTGCCCGGGCCACGCCGACTACGTTAAAAACATGATTACCGGTGCCGCACAAATGGACGGCGCAATCCTGGTATGTTCCGCTGCCGACGGTCCTATGCCGCAAACCCGCGAACACATCCTGTTGGCCCGCCAAGTAGGCGTACCTTACATCATCGTGTTCATGAACAAATGCGATATGGTTGACGATGCCGAATTGTTGGAACTGGTTGAAATGGAAATCCGTGACTTGCTGTCAAGCTACGACTTCCCGGGCGACGACTGCCCGATCGTACAAGGTTCTGCACTGAAAGCCTTGGAAGGCGATGCCGCTTACGAAGAAAAAATCTTCGAACTGGCTGCCGCATTGGACAGCTACATCCCGACGCCCGAGCGTGCCGTGGACAAACCGTTCCTGTTGCCTATCGAAGACGTATTCTCCATCTCCGGTCGCGGTACCGTAGTAACCGGCCGTGTAGAGCGCGGTGTCATCCACGTTGGTGACGAGATCGAAATCGTAGGTCTGAAAGAAACCCAAAAAACCACTTGTACCGGTGTTGAAATGTTCCGCAAACTGCTGGACGAAGGTCAGGCAGGTGACAACGTAGGCGTATTGCTGCGCGGTACCAAACGCGAAGAAGTGGAACGCGGTCAAGTATTGGCTAAACCGGGTACCATCACTCCGCACACCAAATTCAAAGCGGAAGTGTACGTATTGAGCAAAGAAGAGGGTGGTCGTCATACTCCGTTCTTCGCCAACTACCGTCCTCAATTCTACTTCCGTACTACCGACGTAACCGGCGCGGTTACTTTGGAAGAAGGTGTAGAAATGGTTATGCCTGGTGAGAACGTAGCCATTACTGTAGAACTGATTGCGCCTATCGCTATGGAAGAAGGTTTGCGCTTTGCGATTCGCGAAGGCGGCCGTACCGTAGGTGCAGGTGTGGTTTCTTCTATCATCGCTTAA
- the rpsJ gene encoding 30S ribosomal protein S10: MANQKIRIRLKAYDYSLIDRSAQEIVETAKRTGAVVKGPIPLPTKIERFNILRSPHVNKTSREQLEIRTHLRLMDIVDWTDKTTDALMKLDLPAGVDVEIKVQ, encoded by the coding sequence ATGGCAAACCAAAAAATCCGTATCCGCCTGAAAGCTTATGATTACAGCCTGATTGACCGTTCTGCCCAAGAAATCGTTGAAACTGCAAAACGTACCGGTGCCGTTGTAAAAGGTCCGATTCCGTTGCCGACTAAAATCGAGCGTTTCAACATTCTGCGTTCTCCACACGTGAACAAAACTTCTCGTGAACAATTGGAAATCCGTACCCACTTGCGCCTGATGGACATCGTGGATTGGACTGACAAAACTACCGATGCACTGATGAAACTGGACTTGCCGGCCGGTGTTGACGTAGAAATTAAAGTTCAATAA
- the rplK gene encoding 50S ribosomal protein L11, with amino-acid sequence MAKKIIGYIKLQIPAGKANPSPPVGPALGQRGLNIMEFCKAFNAATQGMEPGLPIPVVITAFADKSFTFVMKTPPASILLKKAAGLQKGSSNPLTNKVGKLTRAQLEEIAKTKEPDLTAADLDAAVRTIAGSARSMGLDVEGVV; translated from the coding sequence GTGGCAAAGAAAATTATCGGCTATATCAAACTGCAAATTCCTGCAGGTAAAGCCAATCCATCTCCCCCAGTTGGTCCTGCTTTGGGTCAACGTGGTCTGAATATTATGGAATTCTGTAAAGCATTTAATGCTGCAACTCAAGGCATGGAGCCTGGTTTGCCGATTCCAGTTGTAATTACTGCATTTGCGGATAAGTCATTCACTTTTGTGATGAAAACTCCTCCGGCCTCTATTCTGTTGAAAAAAGCCGCCGGTTTGCAAAAAGGTAGTTCTAATCCTCTGACCAATAAAGTGGGTAAATTGACCCGTGCTCAGTTGGAAGAAATTGCTAAAACTAAAGAACCTGATTTGACTGCTGCTGATTTGGATGCCGCTGTTCGCACTATTGCTGGTTCTGCTCGTTCAATGGGTTTGGATGTGGAGGGTGTTGTATAA
- the fusA gene encoding elongation factor G: MARKTPISLYRNIGISAHIDAGKTTTTERILFYTGLTHKLGEVHDGAATTDYMEQEQERGITITSAAVTSYWSGMAKQFPEHRFNIIDTPGHVDFTVEVERSMRVLDGAVMVYCAVGGVQPQSETVWRQANKYQVPRLAFVNKMDRQGANFFRVVEQMKTRLRANPVPIVIPVGAEDSFTGVVDLLKMKSIIWNEADKGTTFTYGDIPAELVETAEEWRQNMIEAAAEASEELMDKYLGGDELTEEEIVGALRQRTLAGEIQPMLCGSAFKNKGVQRMLDAVVELLPAPTDIPPVQGVNPNTEEADSRQASDEEKFSALAFKMLNDKYVGQLTFIRVYSGVVKSGDTVLNSVKGTRERIGRLVQMTAADRTEIEEVRAGDIAAAIGLKDVTTGETLCAESAPIILERMEFPEPVIHIAVEPKTKADQEKMGIALNRLAKEDPSFRVRTDEESGQTIISGMGELHLEIIVDRMKREFGVEANIGAPQVAYRETIRKEVEAEYKHAKQSGGKGQYGHVVIKMEPMEPGGAGYEFIDEIKGGVIPREFIPSVDKGIRDTLPNGIVAGYPVVDVRVRLIFGSSHDVDSSQLAFELAASQAFKEGMRKANPALLEPIMAVEVETPEEYMGDVMGDLNRRRGVVLGMDDDGIGGKKVRAEVPLAEMFGYSTDLRSATQGRATYSMEFKKYSEAPAHIAAAVTEARKG, encoded by the coding sequence ATGGCTCGTAAGACCCCGATCAGCCTGTACCGCAACATCGGTATTTCCGCCCATATTGACGCGGGTAAAACCACGACTACAGAACGTATTTTGTTCTATACCGGTTTGACCCACAAATTGGGCGAGGTGCATGATGGTGCGGCTACTACCGACTACATGGAACAAGAGCAAGAACGTGGTATTACCATTACCTCTGCTGCCGTTACTTCCTACTGGTCAGGTATGGCGAAACAATTCCCCGAACACCGTTTCAACATCATCGATACCCCGGGACACGTTGACTTTACTGTAGAGGTAGAGCGTTCTATGCGTGTATTGGATGGTGCGGTAATGGTTTACTGCGCGGTGGGCGGTGTTCAACCGCAATCTGAAACCGTATGGCGTCAAGCCAACAAGTACCAAGTGCCACGCTTGGCGTTTGTAAATAAAATGGACCGTCAAGGTGCCAACTTCTTCCGCGTTGTCGAGCAAATGAAAACCCGTTTGCGCGCAAACCCAGTACCTATCGTAATCCCGGTTGGTGCAGAAGACAGTTTCACCGGTGTTGTTGACCTGCTGAAAATGAAATCCATCATCTGGAATGAAGCCGATAAAGGTACAACCTTTACCTATGGTGACATTCCTGCTGAATTGGTTGAAACTGCTGAAGAATGGCGTCAAAACATGATTGAAGCCGCAGCAGAAGCCAGCGAAGAATTGATGGACAAATACTTGGGCGGCGATGAGCTGACCGAGGAAGAAATCGTAGGCGCATTGCGTCAACGTACTTTGGCAGGCGAAATTCAGCCGATGTTGTGTGGTTCCGCATTTAAAAACAAAGGTGTTCAACGGATGTTGGACGCAGTTGTAGAATTGCTGCCTGCTCCTACCGATATTCCTCCGGTTCAAGGTGTTAACCCTAACACTGAAGAAGCCGACAGCCGCCAAGCCAGCGATGAAGAGAAATTCTCTGCATTAGCGTTCAAAATGTTGAACGACAAATACGTTGGTCAGCTGACTTTCATCCGCGTTTACTCCGGTGTCGTGAAATCCGGTGATACCGTATTGAACTCTGTAAAAGGCACTCGCGAACGTATCGGTCGTTTGGTACAAATGACTGCTGCAGACCGTACCGAAATCGAAGAAGTACGTGCAGGCGATATCGCGGCCGCTATCGGTCTGAAAGACGTTACTACCGGTGAAACCTTGTGTGCGGAAAGCGCGCCGATTATCTTGGAACGCATGGAATTCCCTGAGCCGGTAATCCATATTGCCGTTGAGCCGAAAACCAAGGCCGACCAAGAGAAAATGGGTATCGCCCTGAACCGTCTGGCTAAAGAAGACCCTTCTTTCCGTGTTCGTACGGACGAAGAATCTGGTCAAACCATTATTTCCGGTATGGGTGAGCTGCACTTGGAGATTATTGTTGACCGTATGAAACGCGAATTCGGCGTGGAAGCAAATATCGGTGCGCCTCAAGTGGCTTACCGCGAAACCATCCGCAAAGAAGTCGAAGCCGAATACAAACACGCCAAACAATCCGGTGGTAAAGGTCAATACGGTCACGTTGTGATCAAAATGGAACCTATGGAACCGGGTGGTGCAGGTTACGAATTTATCGACGAAATTAAAGGTGGTGTGATTCCTCGCGAATTCATTCCGTCTGTCGATAAAGGTATCCGCGATACCCTGCCTAACGGTATTGTTGCAGGCTACCCAGTAGTTGACGTACGCGTACGTTTGATCTTCGGTTCTTCACACGACGTCGACTCCTCTCAACTGGCCTTTGAATTGGCTGCTTCCCAAGCCTTCAAAGAAGGTATGCGTAAAGCCAATCCTGCTCTGCTTGAGCCAATCATGGCAGTTGAAGTGGAAACCCCTGAAGAATACATGGGTGACGTAATGGGCGACTTGAACCGTCGTCGCGGCGTCGTATTGGGTATGGATGATGACGGTATCGGCGGTAAAAAAGTCCGTGCCGAAGTACCACTGGCAGAAATGTTCGGTTATTCGACCGACCTGCGTTCTGCAACCCAAGGCCGCGCTACTTACTCTATGGAGTTCAAGAAATATTCTGAAGCTCCTGCCCACATAGCTGCTGCTGTAACTGAAGCCCGTAAAGGCTAA
- the rplL gene encoding 50S ribosomal protein L7/L12 — MAITKEDILEAVGSLTVMELNDLVKAFEEKFGVSAAAVAVAGPAGAGAAAAEEKTEFDVVLASAGDQKVGVIKVVRAITGLGLKEAKDIVDGAPKTLKEGVSKAEAEDIQKQLEEAGAKVEIK; from the coding sequence ATGGCTATTACTAAAGAAGACATTTTGGAAGCAGTTGGTTCTTTGACCGTAATGGAATTGAACGACTTGGTTAAAGCTTTTGAAGAAAAATTTGGCGTTTCTGCTGCTGCAGTTGCAGTTGCAGGTCCTGCTGGTGCTGGTGCTGCTGCCGCTGAAGAAAAAACTGAATTTGACGTAGTATTGGCTTCTGCCGGTGATCAAAAAGTTGGCGTGATTAAAGTAGTCCGCGCAATTACTGGTCTGGGTCTGAAAGAAGCTAAAGACATCGTTGATGGTGCACCTAAAACTCTTAAAGAAGGTGTTTCTAAAGCTGAAGCTGAAGACATCCAAAAACAATTGGAAGAAGCCGGCGCTAAAGTCGAAATCAAATAA
- the rplA gene encoding 50S ribosomal protein L1: MAKVSKRLKALRSSVEANKLYAIDEAIALVKKAATAKFDESVDVSFNLGVDPRKSDQVIRGSVVLPKGTGKTTRVAVFTQGANADAAKEAGADVVGFEDLAAEIKAGNLNFDVVIASPDAMRIVGQLGTILGPRGLMPNPKVGTVTPNVAEAVKNAKAGQVQYRTDKAGIVHATIGRASFAEADLKENFDALLDAIVKAKPAAAKGQYLKKVAVSSTMGLGVRVDTSSVNN; encoded by the coding sequence ATGGCTAAAGTATCTAAACGCTTGAAAGCTTTGCGCTCTTCTGTTGAAGCCAATAAATTATATGCAATTGATGAAGCAATTGCTTTGGTAAAAAAAGCAGCCACTGCTAAATTTGACGAGTCTGTTGACGTATCTTTCAACTTGGGTGTTGATCCGCGTAAATCTGACCAAGTTATCCGTGGTTCAGTTGTTCTGCCTAAAGGTACCGGTAAAACAACCCGCGTAGCAGTATTTACTCAAGGTGCAAATGCTGATGCAGCTAAAGAAGCTGGTGCTGATGTTGTCGGCTTTGAAGATTTGGCTGCTGAGATTAAAGCAGGTAATCTGAACTTTGACGTTGTTATTGCTTCTCCTGATGCAATGCGCATCGTTGGTCAATTGGGTACCATCTTGGGTCCACGCGGCTTGATGCCAAACCCTAAAGTAGGTACTGTTACTCCTAATGTGGCTGAAGCAGTTAAAAATGCAAAAGCAGGTCAAGTGCAATATCGTACAGACAAAGCTGGTATCGTTCATGCAACTATCGGTCGTGCTTCATTCGCTGAGGCTGATTTGAAAGAGAACTTTGATGCATTGCTGGATGCTATCGTTAAAGCTAAACCTGCTGCTGCTAAAGGTCAGTACCTGAAAAAAGTTGCTGTATCCAGCACTATGGGTTTAGGTGTTCGCGTTGATACATCAAGCGTGAATAACTAA
- the rsmD gene encoding 16S rRNA (guanine(966)-N(2))-methyltransferase RsmD yields MSKHSKHSNQVRIIGGQCRGRKLVFADADGLRPTPDSVREKLFNWLGQDLTGLNALDLFAGSGALGFEAASRNAKRVVLADNNRKTADMLRQNARALGLDKLEILNTDGLAYLQRSSEKFDVVFLDPPFAWRDWENLFASLKNSLKNGAMVYIEAGELPDFPEWLEPYREGRAGKSGFVLLQFVQVAE; encoded by the coding sequence ATGAGCAAACACAGCAAACATTCAAATCAAGTCCGCATCATCGGCGGGCAATGCAGGGGACGGAAACTGGTTTTTGCAGATGCGGACGGTCTGCGTCCAACGCCTGACAGTGTCCGCGAAAAACTTTTCAATTGGCTGGGTCAGGATTTGACCGGTCTGAATGCGTTGGATTTGTTTGCCGGAAGCGGCGCGTTGGGATTTGAAGCCGCGTCCCGTAACGCGAAGAGGGTGGTGCTGGCAGATAATAATCGCAAAACTGCCGATATGCTGCGGCAAAACGCCAGAGCATTGGGTTTGGATAAACTGGAAATCCTCAATACCGATGGCCTTGCGTATCTGCAGAGGTCGTCTGAAAAGTTTGATGTGGTCTTTTTGGATCCGCCGTTTGCGTGGCGGGATTGGGAAAATTTGTTTGCTTCTTTGAAAAACAGCTTGAAAAACGGGGCAATGGTCTATATTGAAGCAGGCGAGCTGCCCGATTTCCCCGAGTGGCTGGAGCCTTATCGCGAAGGACGGGCGGGTAAGAGCGGTTTTGTGCTCTTGCAGTTTGTCCAAGTAGCTGAATAG
- the nusG gene encoding transcription termination/antitermination protein NusG, protein MSKRWYVVQAYSGFEKNVQKTLKERIAREGMEGYFGQILVPVEEVVDIKNGRKTISERKFYPGYVLVEMEMTDDSWHLVKSTPRVSGFIGGTANKPTPISQREADAILQQVRSGVEKPKPKVEFEVGQQVRVNEGPFADFNGIVDEVNYERNKLRVSVQIFGRETPVELEFGQVEKI, encoded by the coding sequence ATGTCAAAACGTTGGTATGTTGTGCAGGCTTATTCCGGCTTTGAGAAAAATGTCCAGAAGACCCTAAAAGAGCGTATCGCTCGTGAAGGTATGGAAGGTTATTTCGGTCAGATTCTTGTTCCGGTTGAAGAAGTGGTCGATATTAAAAATGGTCGCAAAACCATTAGTGAGCGTAAGTTCTATCCGGGCTATGTTTTGGTCGAAATGGAAATGACTGATGACTCATGGCATTTGGTGAAAAGTACTCCTCGTGTTTCAGGCTTTATTGGTGGTACGGCAAATAAGCCTACTCCGATTTCTCAAAGAGAGGCTGATGCAATCTTGCAACAGGTTCGTTCTGGGGTTGAGAAGCCTAAACCTAAAGTTGAATTTGAAGTGGGGCAGCAAGTTCGTGTAAACGAAGGACCTTTTGCTGACTTCAACGGTATTGTAGATGAAGTGAATTATGAGCGTAATAAATTGAGGGTTTCTGTTCAGATTTTTGGTCGTGAAACCCCGGTTGAGTTGGAGTTTGGTCAAGTAGAAAAGATTTAA
- the rplJ gene encoding 50S ribosomal protein L10, translating to MSLNIETKKVAVEEISAAIANAQTLVVAEYRGISVSSMTELRANARKEGVYLRVLKNTLARRAVEGTSFAALADQMVGPLVYAASEDAVAAAKVLHQFAKKDDKIVVKAGSYNGEVMNAAQVAELASIPSREELLSKLLFVMQAPVSGFARGLAALAEKKAGEEAA from the coding sequence TTGAGTCTCAATATTGAAACCAAGAAAGTAGCCGTAGAGGAAATCAGCGCAGCAATTGCTAACGCTCAGACTCTCGTGGTTGCTGAATATCGCGGTATCAGTGTTTCCAGTATGACTGAGCTTCGCGCTAATGCGCGTAAAGAAGGCGTTTACTTGCGCGTTCTGAAAAACACATTGGCTCGTCGTGCAGTAGAGGGTACTTCATTCGCAGCTTTGGCTGATCAAATGGTTGGTCCATTGGTTTATGCTGCTTCTGAAGATGCTGTTGCTGCTGCTAAAGTGTTGCACCAATTCGCGAAAAAAGATGACAAGATTGTAGTTAAAGCCGGTTCTTACAATGGTGAAGTAATGAATGCTGCTCAGGTTGCTGAGTTGGCTTCTATTCCGAGCCGCGAAGAGCTGTTGTCCAAACTGTTGTTCGTTATGCAAGCTCCTGTATCAGGCTTTGCGCGCGGTTTGGCTGCTTTGGCAGAGAAAAAAGCAGGCGAAGAAGCCGCTTAA
- the rpsG gene encoding 30S ribosomal protein S7, with amino-acid sequence MPRRREVPKRDVLPDPKFGSVELTKFMNVLMIDGKKSVAERIVYGALEQIEKKTGKAAIEVFNEAIANAKPIVEVKSRRVGGANYQVPVEVRPSRRLALAMRWVRDAARKRGEKSMDLRLAGELIDASEGRGGALKKREEVHRMAEANKAFSHFRF; translated from the coding sequence ATGCCAAGACGTAGAGAAGTCCCCAAGCGCGATGTGTTGCCTGATCCTAAATTTGGCAGCGTCGAGCTGACTAAATTCATGAACGTATTGATGATTGACGGTAAAAAATCTGTTGCCGAACGTATCGTTTACGGTGCATTGGAGCAAATCGAGAAAAAAACCGGCAAAGCAGCAATCGAAGTATTCAACGAAGCCATTGCAAACGCCAAACCTATCGTGGAAGTGAAAAGCCGCCGTGTGGGTGGTGCAAACTACCAAGTTCCTGTTGAAGTTCGTCCTTCACGCCGTCTGGCTCTTGCAATGCGCTGGGTTCGCGATGCGGCCCGCAAACGTGGTGAGAAATCCATGGACCTGCGTTTGGCAGGCGAGTTGATTGATGCGTCCGAAGGTCGCGGCGGTGCGTTGAAAAAACGTGAAGAAGTACACCGCATGGCTGAAGCCAACAAAGCATTCTCTCACTTCCGTTTCTAA